A single window of Salvia splendens isolate huo1 chromosome 8, SspV2, whole genome shotgun sequence DNA harbors:
- the LOC121745000 gene encoding aminoacylase-1-like isoform X1: MIGASHHCQSLHYLAFLVAGLLISLPTGTITAKAEDSSSIISRFQEYLRINTAQPNPSYYEAADFISSQAKSLSLDLQILEFVKGKPLLLLKWAGTNPALSSILLNSHTDVVPAEHHKWNHPPFDAHLDPSTGHIYARGSQDMKCVGIQYLEAIRKLQASGFQPLRTVYLTFVPDEEIGGHDGVEKLADSDTFKKMNVGIVLDEGLASPTESYRIFYGERSPWWLVIKATGAPGHGAKLYDNTAMENLLKSIESIRRFRASQFDLIKSGHFAEGEVTSVNMVFLKAGTPSPTGFVMNLQPSEASAGFDIRVPPTADEAALERRILEEWAPASRNMTFELGQFKQRATMHDKYGKPLITSSESSNPWWRLLEKAVSDANGKLAKPEIFPAATDSRYFRELGLPAIGFSPMANTPILLHDHNEFLNKDEYLQGISIYESIIKAYASYDEASRDEL; the protein is encoded by the exons ATGATTGGAGCAAGTCACCACTGCCAATCCCTTCATTATTTAGCCTTTCTAGTGGCAGGGTTGTTGATATCGTTACCTACTGGGACAATAACTGCGAAAGCTGAAGATTCTTCATCAATCATATCGAGATTTCAGGAATACCTCAGAATTAATACTGCCCAACCCAACCCTAGCTACTATGAAGCGGCTGATTTCATCAGCTCGCAAGCCAAGTCTCTGTCCTTGGATCTCCAAATCTTGGAGTTTGTAAAGGGAAAGCCGCTGTTGCTCCTCAAATGGGCTGGCACGAACCCTGCTCTCTCGTCCATCCTGCTCAATTCCCACACAGATGTGGTACCTGCAGAGCACCACAAGTGGAATCATCCACCCTTTGACGCACACCTTGACCCCTCCACTGGCCACATCTATGCTCGGGGTTCCCAAGATATGAAGTGCGTGGGAATCCAATATTTGGAAGCCATCCGCAAACTCCAGGCGTCAGGCTTCCAGCCACTGCGCACTGTGTACCTCACCTTTGTGCCCGATGAAGAAATTGGTGGGCATGACGGTGTTGAGAAGCTTGCGGATTCTGACACGTTCAAGAAGATGAATGTAGGAATTGTGCTGGATGAGGGGTTGGCATCTCCTACTGAGAGTTACCGGATTTTTTATGGGGAGAGGTCCCCCTGGTGGCTGGTGATTAAGGCTACAGGTGCACCTGGTCATGGGGCTAAACTCTATGATAACACTGCTATGGAGAATTTATTGAAGAGCATAGAGAGCATAAGGAGATTCAGAGCCTCTCAGTTTGATTTGATCAAGTCTGGGCATTTTGCTGAAGGAGAGGTCACTTCTGTCAATATGGTCTTCTTGAAAGCTGGAACGCCGTCTCCTACT GGCTTTGTCATGAATTTGCAACCATCTGAAGCTTCAGCCGGTTTTGATATCCGAGTCCCGCCAACTGCTGATGAAGCAGCCCTGGAGCGGCGAATTCTAGAGGAATGGGCACCTGCTTCGCGTAATATGACGTTTGAG CTGGGTCAGTTCAAGCAGAGGGCAACTATGCACGACAAGTACGGGAAGCCACTGATCACCTCTTCCGAGAGTTCAAACCCATGGTGGCGACTCTTGGAAAAGGCTGTCAGTGATGCCAACGGGAAACTCGCAAAGCCGGAGATCTTTCCTGCCGCAACAGATTCCCGCTACTTCAGGGAGCTTGGCTTGCCTGCGATTGGCTTCTCTCCCATGGCCAACACACCCATTCTCCTTCACGACCACAATGAG TTCTTGAACAAGGACGAATATCTGCAAGGAATCTCCATTTACGAATCGATCATCAAAGCATACGCGTCTTATGATGAAGCCTCGAGAGATGAGCTGTAA
- the LOC121743751 gene encoding uncharacterized protein LOC121743751 — MKDYQERWKSGCRNSVIASLMGFDEHPHPPFHENRRGLSERYVRASASIGLRPCRLVSVGRLCRQDNESESDNASDRFVHSGGSSIRKGIRYSGNAGAPVPSSLVGAGHGSRKSIDEHCAKNVLRCEQKLEFSIDSTGIKPISKNVVYDLKDDELDVHSSRGYRKQRESLKPVIRNLPNELIHEELPVNSNVSPGRRCNACSRAMNRISQQERFRSRFEAVLRYGSDSHHPHSLLHRPSLVNGSKKQNLRRWKMANKFQEFGDSQRNGTLNQILALADRISKTRNLDGECGKTGLCNPTSSSSSLPSSTDVGDDETLKSLPVSEFEEVKDILSTGWSSTENELIATENMSEEQTTSRNDDLESKNGKGKDQFQIYLGVDETISPGSKVSELSSCSFSCFASAFNNPEAYILGMRDEMDNNLENKFGKELSATVGVSSQTNGDLESESNLCSKLEECGKSSAVEEVLSREGSLNEYFKEESAYSNFSAIVPLESLENLKRINQHSPDSVLESLDVKSSSFEWLDSAGLRLQLESLNFDSGETYSDGSVMVVSGEDDFEEEFGILHHDSRKVKWWLGDGDSRNFSYMVDVLDEAGFFGKNSFMDFKMWYCLECPINPLVFETLEKKYGKQAYWKSSERQLLFDRINSGVLEIFNPIINFHSVTTSIRKKLCASLRLDEVVDELWTKLISQEKEVSKELSEKAMAEWLELEEGIDIICRELEGSLFDELAMECTSLWD; from the exons ATGAAGGATTACCAAGAGAGATGGAAATCAGGCTGCAGAAACAGTGTGATTGCTTCGCTAATGGGTTTTGATGAGCACCCTCATCCGCCCTTCCATGAAAACCGGAGAGGTTTATCTGAAAGATATGTCCGAGCCTCTGCTTCCATAGGCCTACGGCCGTGTAGGTTAGTTTCTGTTGGTCGTTTGTGTAGGCAAGATAATGAGAGTGAAAGTGATAATGCTTCTGATAGATTTGTGCACTCGGGAGGTAGCAGTATAAGGAAGGGTATAAGATATTCAGGAAATGCTGGTGCTCCAGTCCCAAGTTCATTAGTTGGAGCTGGTCATGGAAGCAGGAAATCAATCGATGAGCATTGTGCGAAAAATGTCCTGAGATGTGAGCAGAAACTTGAGTTTAGTATTGATTCCACAGGGATCAAACCAATCTCCAAGAATGTAGTGTATGATCTCAAAGATGATGAGTTAGATGTGCATAGCAGTCGAGGCTATAGAAAACAGCGGGAGTCTTTAAAGCCTGTAATTAGAAATCTTCCCAATGAGTTGATACATGAAGAGCTACCTGTGAACAGTAATGTGTCTCCAGGACGTAGGTGCAATGCTTGTTCCCGAGCTATGAACAGAATCTCTCAACAAGAAAGGTTCAGAAGCAGATTTGAAGCAGTACTTAGATATGGAAGTGACAGCCATCATCCACATAGTTTACTTCATCGGCCATCTTTGGTCAATGGATCCAAGAAGCAAAATCTTCGAAGGTGGAAGATGGCAAATAAGTTTCAAGAATTTGGAGATTCTCAGAGGAATGGAACTCTTAATCAAATTCTAGCTTTGGCTGATCGGATATCAAAGACAAGAAATTTGGACGGGGAATGTGGTAAAACTGGTTTGTGCAATCCAACCAGTAGCAGTTCTTCACTTCCTAGCAGCACAGATGTTGGGGATGATGAGACTTTGAAAAGCCTACCAGTTTCTGAATTTGAAGAAGTGAAAGATATCCTTTCAACTGGATGGAGCTCGACAGAAAATGAACTTATTGCAACAGAGAACATGTCTGAGGAGCAAACAACTTCTCGGAATGATGATTTAGAATCTAAAAATGGGAAGGGCAAGGATCAGTTTCAGATTTACCTTGGTGTGGATGAAACCATATCACCGGGTTCTAAAGTCTCAGAGCTGTCTAGCTGCTCCTTTTCTTGCTTTGCCTCAGCATTCAACAACCCAGAAGCATACATCCTAGGTATGCGTGACGAAATGGATAACAATCTGGAAAACAAGTTCGGTAAAGAACTGAGTGCAACTGTTGGGGTTTCTTCTCAAACCAATGGTGACCTTGAGTCAGAATCAAATCTGTGTAGCAAATTGGAGGAATGTGGGAAATCTTCTGCTGTTGAAGAAGTTTTGAGCAGAGAG GGATCGTTAAACGAATATTTCAAGGAAGAATCAGCTTATTCAAACTTCTCTGCAATAGTTCCTCTAGAGTCCCTGGAGAACTTGAAGAGAATCAATCAGCATAGTCCTGACTCGGTTTTGGAATCACTTGATGTAAAGAGTTCCTCTTTCGAATGGCTCGACAGTGCAG GACTGCGGTTGCAGCTCGAATCTCTAAACTTTGATTCTGGAGAAACTTACTCTGACGGATCTGTCATGGTTGTCTCTGGTGAAGATGACTTCGAGGAGGAGTTTGGTATTCTCCACCATGATAGCAGAAAGGTTAAGTGGTGGCTTGGAGATGGCGATAGCAGGAACTTCTCTTACATGGTTGACGTTCTGGACGAAGCTGGGTTTTTTGGGAAGAACTCTTTCATGGATTTCAAGATGTGGTATTGCCTTGAATGCCCAATAAACCCCTTGGTGTTTGAGACATTAGAGAAAAAATATGGCAAACAGGCATATTGGAAAAGCTCTGAAAGGCAGCTTCTGTTTGACCGTATAAATTCAGGGGTTTTAGAAATCTTCAATCCCATAATAAACTTTCATTCTGTCACAACATCTATACGGAAAAAACTCTGTGCCTCGCTCAGACTTGATGAGGTTGTAGATGAGTTATGGACAAAGCTCATTAGCCAGGAAAAGGAGGTGAGCAAAGAGTTGTCGGAAAAGGCTATGGCCGAATGGTTGGAGTTGGAGGAAGGTATTGATATTATCTGTAGAGAACTGGAGGGCTCATTATTTGATGAACTGGCCATGGAGTGCACTAGTTTGTGGGATTGA
- the LOC121744556 gene encoding fatty acid hydroperoxide lyase, chloroplastic-like → MLNASLSVAPLSPSAAPQRAAIPGSYGWPVIGPLSDRLQYFWLQGPQNFFAKRMEKYESTVFRTNVPPAFPFFAGVNPNVVALLDVKSFSHLFDAELVDKSNVLVGDFMPSVNYTGGIRVCAYLDTAETKHGQIKDFAKDILRRSASTWVSSMTTTLDAMWDSLESQLAAAGDGGSASYIFPLQEFLFSFLSLTLLGADTSAFPEIKKSGHIMIDKWLAVQLLPTISINVVQPLEEIFLHSFSYPFWLVKSDYQKLANFVENGAGETLARAQTEFKLTKEEAIHNLIFMLGFNAFGGFSLFFLSLLSSLSEQKPGVQEELRKEVREKLSNNILSFETVREMDLVNSFVYETLRLNPPVPQQFGRARKNFDLSSHTTVYEIKKGELLCGFQPLVMRDPKIFENPEEFVYNRFSKKRGGEELLEYLFWSNGPQMGTPGPSASNKQCAAKDAVPQTAAVFLAYLFQRYDEISISSGSVTALKKAK, encoded by the exons ATGCTGAATGCATCCCTCTCAGTGGCGCCGCTGTCGCCGTCTGCCGCGCCTCAGAGGGCGGCGATCCCCGGCAGCTACGGGTGGCCGGTGATCGGGCCGCTGTCGGACCGGCTGCAGTATTTCTGGCTGCAAGGACCGCAGAATTTCTTCGCGAAGAGGATGGAGAAGTACGAGAGCACGGTGTTCCGCACGAacgtgccgccggcgttcccGTTCTTCGCCGGCGTGAATCCGAACGTGGTGGCGCTGCTCGACGTGAAGTCGTTCAGCCACCTGTTCGACGCGGAGCTCGTCGATAAATCGAACGTCCTCGTCGGCGATTTCATGCCTAGCGTCAATTACACCGGCGGAATCAGGGTTTGTGCTTATCTGGATACTGCAGAAACCAAGCATGGACAA ATCAAAGATTTTGCCAAAGACATCTTAAGACGAAGCGCGAGCACATGGGTTTCGTCCATGACCACCACCCTCGACGCGATGTGGGATTCCCTCGAATCCCAACTCGCCGCTGCCGGAGACGGAGGCTCCGCCAGCTACATCTTCCCTCTCCAAGAATTCCTATTCTCCTTCCTCAGCCTCACCCTCCTCGGTGCCGACACATCCGCCTTCCCGGAGATCAAGAAATCCGGCCACATAATGATCGACAAATGGCTAGCCGTGCAGCTCCTCCCCACAATAAGCATCAATGTCGTGCAACCCCTCGAGGAGATCTTCCTCCACTCATTCTCCTACCCTTTCTGGCTCGTCAAATCCGATTACCAAAAGCTCGCGAATTTTGTCGAAAACGGAGCCGGGGAAACACTGGCGAGGGCGCAAACCGAGTTCAAGCTCACCAAGGAGGAAGCCATCCACAACCTCATCTTCATGCTCGGGTTCAACGCGTTCGGAGGgttctccctcttcttcctttcGCTCCTCAGCAGCCTCAGCGAGCAGAAGCCGGGCGTGCAGGAGGAGCTGAGGAAGGAGGTGCGGGAGAAGCTCTCGAACAACATCCTTAGCTTCGAGACAGTGAGGGAGATGGACCTGGTGAATTCGTTCGTGTACGAGACACTGCGTTTGAATCCACCTGTCCCACAGCAGTTCGGCCGAGCTCGAAAGAACTTCGACCTCAGCTCGCACACCACAGTGTACGAGATCAAGAAAGGCGAGCTGCTGTGTGGCTTCCAGCCACTAGTGATGAGGGATCCTAAAATATTTGAGAACCCAGAGGAATTTGTGTACAACAGATTCTCAAAGAAAAGAGGCGGAGAGGAGTTACTTGAATACCTGTTCTGGTCGAACGGGCCGCAGATGGGGACTCCGGGCCCATCGGCCTCCAACAAGCAGTGTGCGGCCAAGGACGCCGTGCCTCAAACTGCGGCTGTGTTTCTTGCTTACCTGTTTCAGAGATATGATGAGATCTCCATTTCTTCTGGTTCAGTCACTGCTCTCAAAAAGGCAAAGTGA
- the LOC121746147 gene encoding probable protein S-acyltransferase 7, whose product MASTDGKNKPNDTVSNTLPETAESAHFDQPEITLSESSAKAEATVENAETKPNLIVLRQKLASAKRILSRRLPKSFHGDRTTRLCFSAAPPPLLPGPRGLVLTTMAIAMSSWSFAAYAANDVVSFAYAPKVIGSLILTSIRNYRLYIIFLFVALALFAYIFAFSFQTIRHRMSQNNVVLIDLLRNCPETLALASFTFAAALLLGVLTCYNLYFVALNQTAYENFHQYYASSQNPYDKGFLSNFLEVLCWSTPPPKVDFRGELRNVINLESITLIV is encoded by the exons ATGGCTTCAACAGACGGTAAAAACAAACCAAACGACACCGTTTCAAACACATTGCCGGAGACAGCAGAATCAGCACACTTTGATCAGCCGGAGATAACCCTATCCGAATCCTCCGCCAAAGCAGAAGCAACGGTTGAAAACGCAGAAACGAAACCAAATCTCATCGTTTTACGACAAAAACTAGCTTCTGCTAAAAGGATTCTCAGCCGTCGGTTGCCCAAGTCCTTTCATGGCGATCGGACCACAAGATT GTGTTTTTCTGCGGCGCCGCCTCCTCTGTTGCCCGGACCGAGAGGACTGGTGCTGACAACAATGGCGATTGCTATGTCGAGTTGGAGTTTCGCTGCTTATGCTGCGAACGACGTTGTTTCGTTCGCCTATGCTCCTAAGGTCATAGGTTCTTTAATCTTGACCTCTATT AGAAACTACAGACTCTATATCATCTTTCTCTTCGTCGCGTTAGCTCTCTTTGCGTACATATTTGCATTCTCCTTCCAAACCATTCGACACAGAATGTCTCAAAACAACGTCGTTTTGATCGACTTATTGAGAAATTGCCCCGAGACTTTGGCGTTGGCATCATTCACGTTTGCCGCTGCTTTGTTACTTGGTGTCCTTACCTGCTACAATTTGTACTTTGTTGCATTAAATCAG ACAGCGTATGAGAATTTTCATCAGTATTATGCGtcgtcacaaaatccatatgATAAAGGATTTCTGAGTAATTTTTTGGAAGTATTGTGTTGGTCAACGCCACCTCCTAAGGTTGACTTCCGAGGAGAG TTAAGGAATGTAATCAATTTGGAATCAATCACATTGATTgtgtga
- the LOC121745000 gene encoding aminoacylase-1-like isoform X2 — MIGASHHCQSLHYLAFLVAGLLISLPTGTITAKAEDSSSIISRFQEYLRINTAQPNPSYYEAADFISSQAKSLSLDLQILEFVKGKPLLLLKWAGTNPALSSILLNSHTDVVPAEHHKWNHPPFDAHLDPSTGHIYARGSQDMKCVGIQYLEAIRKLQASGFQPLRTVYLTFVPDEEIGGHDGVEKLADSDTFKKMNVGIVLDEGLASPTESYRIFYGERSPWWLVIKATGAPGHGAKLYDNTAMENLLKSIESIRRFRASQFDLIKSGHFAEGEVTSVNMVFLKAGTPSPTGFVMNLQPSEASAGFDIRVPPTADEAALERRILEEWAPASRNMTFEFKQRATMHDKYGKPLITSSESSNPWWRLLEKAVSDANGKLAKPEIFPAATDSRYFRELGLPAIGFSPMANTPILLHDHNEFLNKDEYLQGISIYESIIKAYASYDEASRDEL; from the exons ATGATTGGAGCAAGTCACCACTGCCAATCCCTTCATTATTTAGCCTTTCTAGTGGCAGGGTTGTTGATATCGTTACCTACTGGGACAATAACTGCGAAAGCTGAAGATTCTTCATCAATCATATCGAGATTTCAGGAATACCTCAGAATTAATACTGCCCAACCCAACCCTAGCTACTATGAAGCGGCTGATTTCATCAGCTCGCAAGCCAAGTCTCTGTCCTTGGATCTCCAAATCTTGGAGTTTGTAAAGGGAAAGCCGCTGTTGCTCCTCAAATGGGCTGGCACGAACCCTGCTCTCTCGTCCATCCTGCTCAATTCCCACACAGATGTGGTACCTGCAGAGCACCACAAGTGGAATCATCCACCCTTTGACGCACACCTTGACCCCTCCACTGGCCACATCTATGCTCGGGGTTCCCAAGATATGAAGTGCGTGGGAATCCAATATTTGGAAGCCATCCGCAAACTCCAGGCGTCAGGCTTCCAGCCACTGCGCACTGTGTACCTCACCTTTGTGCCCGATGAAGAAATTGGTGGGCATGACGGTGTTGAGAAGCTTGCGGATTCTGACACGTTCAAGAAGATGAATGTAGGAATTGTGCTGGATGAGGGGTTGGCATCTCCTACTGAGAGTTACCGGATTTTTTATGGGGAGAGGTCCCCCTGGTGGCTGGTGATTAAGGCTACAGGTGCACCTGGTCATGGGGCTAAACTCTATGATAACACTGCTATGGAGAATTTATTGAAGAGCATAGAGAGCATAAGGAGATTCAGAGCCTCTCAGTTTGATTTGATCAAGTCTGGGCATTTTGCTGAAGGAGAGGTCACTTCTGTCAATATGGTCTTCTTGAAAGCTGGAACGCCGTCTCCTACT GGCTTTGTCATGAATTTGCAACCATCTGAAGCTTCAGCCGGTTTTGATATCCGAGTCCCGCCAACTGCTGATGAAGCAGCCCTGGAGCGGCGAATTCTAGAGGAATGGGCACCTGCTTCGCGTAATATGACGTTTGAG TTCAAGCAGAGGGCAACTATGCACGACAAGTACGGGAAGCCACTGATCACCTCTTCCGAGAGTTCAAACCCATGGTGGCGACTCTTGGAAAAGGCTGTCAGTGATGCCAACGGGAAACTCGCAAAGCCGGAGATCTTTCCTGCCGCAACAGATTCCCGCTACTTCAGGGAGCTTGGCTTGCCTGCGATTGGCTTCTCTCCCATGGCCAACACACCCATTCTCCTTCACGACCACAATGAG TTCTTGAACAAGGACGAATATCTGCAAGGAATCTCCATTTACGAATCGATCATCAAAGCATACGCGTCTTATGATGAAGCCTCGAGAGATGAGCTGTAA
- the LOC121744557 gene encoding uncharacterized protein LOC121744557: MAVRTGVVKAVIGLMAICLAAYIVGPPLYWHLMEGLASASATCPSCNCDCDDLPVLSIPQGLHNASFADCAKHDPDVSEDTQKNFAELLSEELKLRETEAQENQQHADMALLEAKKMTSQYQKEADKCNSGMETCEEAREKAEAALLAQKQVTAMWEQRARQKGWKEGNGRAQS; encoded by the exons atggcgGTGAGAACTGGGGTTGTGAAGGCAGTTATCGGTTTAATGGCGATTTGCTTGGCAGCATATATAGTAGGGCCGCCTCTGTATTGGCACTTGATGGAGGGATTGGCATCTGCTTCAGCTACTTGCCCTTCTTGTAACTGCGATTGTGATGATTTGCCCGTTCTCTCAATACCTCAAG GACTTCATAATGCTTCCTTTGCAG ATTGCGCGAAGCACGATCCAGATGTGAGTGAGGACACACAGAAGAATTTTGCAGAGCTACTATCGGAGGAGTTAAAGTTGCGAGAAACAGAAGCTCAGGAGAATCAGCAGCATGCTGACATGGCACTGCTTGAAGCGAAGAAGATGACGTCCCAGTACCAGAAAGAGGCCGACAAGTGCAACTCTGGAATGGAGACGTGCGAGGAGGCAAGGGAAAAGGCTGAAGCAGCTTTATTAGCGCAGAAACAGGTGACAGCAATGTGGGAGCAAAGGGCACGCCAAAAAGGTTGGAAGGAAGGAAACGGCAGGGCTCAGTCCTAG